In the genome of Eschrichtius robustus isolate mEscRob2 chromosome 12, mEscRob2.pri, whole genome shotgun sequence, one region contains:
- the LOC137773912 gene encoding nuclear pore-associated protein 1-like isoform X2 — MGNLLCKFRTWLRRHWPGRPQCLPRRGAPVGCHPLVLPSWEAATSDQDHPAAPAPAFCPGRRLSHRDRVPLSPGFYIAPERQYPIQQARNSRLGMLPLVNWRDSPKKPVLSAHNSIMFGHSRAIKIPPLGHKFTLLRSTPEQVVKVRKPVPSSHLPLPSPKEREVKVQEEPQRGMAKMEDHTETKGEDDWKRGHRSNRDIPLTSRPQETSGVLTSLKCNPEPVDLLPEHPEDNLSENTQMSPMSSSSESHVICSDGDPGDVLPPWKPESHAMVFSAPTACCSLLLERPKKEVLGEDHRPKSPGSLMSGKELQREKSSDIPSRSSSSLVSTRSRPCKRKIPLPLFLPLPGLRSPLPLTRDRGTQLL, encoded by the exons ATGGGCAATTTACTTTGTAAATTTCGTACCTGGCTCCGCCGCCACTGGCCCGGCCGGCCCCAGTGCCTGCCCCGCCGTGGGGCCCCGGTGGGCTGTCACCCGCTGGTTTTGCCctcctgggaggctgccacaTCTGACCAGGACCACCCCGCTGCTCCAGCGCCTGCCTTCTGCCCTGGTCGCAGGCTTTCCCACCGGGATCGAGTGCCTTTATCGCCTGGCTTTTACATCGCGCCAGAAAGGCAGTATCCCATCCAGCAGGCCAGGAACTCCCGGCTGGGGATGCTTCCCTTGGTGAACTGGAGGGACTCGCCAAAGAAGCCCGTGCTGTCTGCTCATAATTCCATCATGTTCGGCCACTCGAGAGCCATCAAGATTCCTCCACTGGGGCACAAATTTACCCTCCTGCGTTCAACACCTGAGCAGGTAGTCAAGGTTAGGAAGCCGGTACCATCCAGTCACCTCCCACTTCCTTCCCCAAAGGAGAGGGAGGTGAAGGTCCAAGAAGAGCCCCAAAGAGGCATGGCAAAGATGGAGGATCACACAGAGACCAAAGGAGAGGACGATTGGAAGAGGGGTCACCGTAGCAATCGGGATATACCATTGACATCTAGGCCCCAGGAGACCAGTGGAGTCCTCACTTCCCTCAAGTGCAATCCTGAGCCAGTGGACCTCCTTCCCGAGCACCCAGAAGACAACTTGAGTGAGAACACCCAGATGTCTCCAATGAGCTCCTCCTCAGAAAGCCATGTCATCTGCTCAGATGGAGATCCTGGAGATGTCCTGCCTCCTTGGAAGCCTGAGTCCCATGCCATGGTGTTCTCTGCCCCAACCGCATGCTGCTCCCTGCTGCTGGAGAGGCCAAAAAAAGAAGTGCTGGGTGAAGACCACCGGCCCAAATCACCAGGCTCACTGATGTCTGGAAAGGAGCTGCAGCGTGAAAAATCTTCAGACATCCCATCAAGAAGCTCCTCTTCCCTGGTATCTACCAGGAGTAGGCCCTGCAAGCGGAAGATTCCCCTGCCGCTTTTTCTGCCGCTGCCGGGACTGAGGTCACCCCTGCCGCTGACAAGGGATCGAG GAACACAACTTCTGTAA
- the LOC137773912 gene encoding nuclear pore-associated protein 1-like isoform X1 has product MGNLLCKFRTWLRRHWPGRPQCLPRRGAPVGCHPLVLPSWEAATSDQDHPAAPAPAFCPGRRLSHRDRVPLSPGFYIAPERQYPIQQARNSRLGMLPLVNWRDSPKKPVLSAHNSIMFGHSRAIKIPPLGHKFTLLRSTPEQVVKVRKPVPSSHLPLPSPKEREVKVQEEPQRGMAKMEDHTETKGEDDWKRGHRSNRDIPLTSRPQETSGVLTSLKCNPEPVDLLPEHPEDNLSENTQMSPMSSSSESHVICSDGDPGDVLPPWKPESHAMVFSAPTACCSLLLERPKKEVLGEDHRPKSPGSLMSGKELQREKSSDIPSRSSSSLVSTRSRPCKRKIPLPLFLPLPGLRSPLPLTRDREPVLPSRGWKKLWIQIRGRGSSGAAPSPPCGGGRR; this is encoded by the exons ATGGGCAATTTACTTTGTAAATTTCGTACCTGGCTCCGCCGCCACTGGCCCGGCCGGCCCCAGTGCCTGCCCCGCCGTGGGGCCCCGGTGGGCTGTCACCCGCTGGTTTTGCCctcctgggaggctgccacaTCTGACCAGGACCACCCCGCTGCTCCAGCGCCTGCCTTCTGCCCTGGTCGCAGGCTTTCCCACCGGGATCGAGTGCCTTTATCGCCTGGCTTTTACATCGCGCCAGAAAGGCAGTATCCCATCCAGCAGGCCAGGAACTCCCGGCTGGGGATGCTTCCCTTGGTGAACTGGAGGGACTCGCCAAAGAAGCCCGTGCTGTCTGCTCATAATTCCATCATGTTCGGCCACTCGAGAGCCATCAAGATTCCTCCACTGGGGCACAAATTTACCCTCCTGCGTTCAACACCTGAGCAGGTAGTCAAGGTTAGGAAGCCGGTACCATCCAGTCACCTCCCACTTCCTTCCCCAAAGGAGAGGGAGGTGAAGGTCCAAGAAGAGCCCCAAAGAGGCATGGCAAAGATGGAGGATCACACAGAGACCAAAGGAGAGGACGATTGGAAGAGGGGTCACCGTAGCAATCGGGATATACCATTGACATCTAGGCCCCAGGAGACCAGTGGAGTCCTCACTTCCCTCAAGTGCAATCCTGAGCCAGTGGACCTCCTTCCCGAGCACCCAGAAGACAACTTGAGTGAGAACACCCAGATGTCTCCAATGAGCTCCTCCTCAGAAAGCCATGTCATCTGCTCAGATGGAGATCCTGGAGATGTCCTGCCTCCTTGGAAGCCTGAGTCCCATGCCATGGTGTTCTCTGCCCCAACCGCATGCTGCTCCCTGCTGCTGGAGAGGCCAAAAAAAGAAGTGCTGGGTGAAGACCACCGGCCCAAATCACCAGGCTCACTGATGTCTGGAAAGGAGCTGCAGCGTGAAAAATCTTCAGACATCCCATCAAGAAGCTCCTCTTCCCTGGTATCTACCAGGAGTAGGCCCTGCAAGCGGAAGATTCCCCTGCCGCTTTTTCTGCCGCTGCCGGGACTGAGGTCACCCCTGCCGCTGACAAGGGATCGAG AACCTGTCTTGCCAAGCCGTGGCTGGAAGAAGCTCTGGATACAGATCAGGGGCAGAGGGTCCTCAGGGGCGGCGCCCAGTCCACCCTGTGGAGGCGGTCGGCGTTGA